One genomic window of Salvia miltiorrhiza cultivar Shanhuang (shh) chromosome 4, IMPLAD_Smil_shh, whole genome shotgun sequence includes the following:
- the LOC131023096 gene encoding uncharacterized mitochondrial protein AtMg00860-like translates to MDLMNRVFHPYLDKFVVVFIDDILVYSRNEEEHREHLRTALQTLRDECLYAKFSKCEFWLKEVTFLGHIVSSEGIKVDPAKVEAVQGWRSPTTPNEIRSFLGLAGYYRRFIEGFSKIARPMTQLLRKGIKYNWTNECEESFQLLKEKLTTAPVLTIPELDKEYVAAGIDSIENSARVLACDPGVAYLNTLVQQRLLLLFHKYARPSYGTRWLHGHTRHICHNLLLVVRERVEPPPGSS, encoded by the exons ATGGATCTCATGAACAGAGTATTTCATCCTTATTTGGATAAGTTCGTCGTggtgtttattgatgatattctCGTCTACTCCAGgaatgaagaagaacacagGGAACATCTGAGAACTGCGTTGCAAACGCTAAGGGATGAatgcctttatgccaaattcagcaaatgtgagttttggctcaaagaAGTTACATTTCTGGGACACATTGTGTCTTCAGAAGgtatcaaggtggaccccgccaaagtggaagcagtacaagggTGGAGGTCGCCAACTACCCCAaacgagatcagaagtttcttgggattggctggctattatcgaagATTTATTGAGGGATTttccaagatagcaaggccGATGACGCAGTTGCTCAGGAAAGGAATTAAGTACAATTGGACTAACGAGTGCGAAGAGAGTTTTCAACTGCTCAAAGAGAAGCTAACTACGGCGCCAGTGCTAACAATTCCGGAACTAGACAAGGAgtatgtg GCTGCTGGAATTGACAGTATTGAGAACTCTGCCCGTGTCCTTGCATGTGACCCTGGAGTTGCCTACTTGAATACCCTTGTGCAGCAAAGACTTCTACTCCTCTTTCATAAGTACGCTCGCCCATCCTATGGCACTCGTTGGCTCCATGGCCATactcgccacatatgccacaacctTCTGCTGGTGGTGCGTGAGCGGGTGGAGCCTCCACCTGGTTCATCCTGA